A region of Myxococcus stipitatus DSM 14675 DNA encodes the following proteins:
- a CDS encoding nitrate/sulfonate/bicarbonate ABC transporter ATP-binding protein has protein sequence MDPRPDSSLTEPLCELRGVSHDFTQPNGAPLPVLRDIHLQVRPNEVVCLLGPSGCGKSTILRILAGLIRPSRGEVLAHGQPLTGLNPGVAIVFQSFALYPWMTVIQNVEVVLQAAGLPRAAVHERAAHAVRIVGLNGFEAAYPRELSGGMKQRVGMARAFSLDPELLFMDEPFSQVDALTAESLRAEVLDLWAAKHRRSSSILMVSHDIKEVVYMADRIVVLGAHPGVVRAVVENTLPRPRDYRSPELLRMVDRLHDTITGHELPDAPAPSAPRPAESPASSMEPLPTVSTSQVVGLLEYLGARGGSEDVFRMATDTAQEFGKALNVVKAAEMLEWVDTPKRTVVLAPIARDFLDADVPGRKALWRRQVLRLGIFRQLQSVLEQQPRKALRREQVLELIVLHMPFEDYERIFDTLVRWGRFGDVWAYDEELETLSLQ, from the coding sequence ATGGACCCCCGCCCCGACTCCTCCCTCACCGAGCCCCTCTGTGAACTGCGCGGCGTGTCGCACGACTTCACCCAACCCAACGGCGCGCCGCTGCCCGTGCTCCGGGACATCCACCTGCAGGTGCGGCCCAACGAGGTCGTCTGTCTCCTGGGGCCCTCGGGGTGTGGCAAGTCCACCATCCTGCGCATCCTCGCGGGATTGATTCGTCCCTCCCGAGGCGAGGTGCTCGCGCACGGCCAGCCGCTCACGGGGCTCAACCCCGGCGTGGCCATCGTCTTCCAGTCCTTCGCGCTCTACCCGTGGATGACCGTCATCCAGAACGTGGAGGTCGTCCTCCAGGCCGCGGGCCTGCCGCGAGCGGCGGTGCACGAGCGCGCCGCCCACGCCGTGCGCATCGTGGGGCTCAACGGCTTCGAGGCGGCGTATCCGCGCGAGCTGTCCGGAGGCATGAAGCAGCGGGTGGGCATGGCGCGCGCGTTCTCCCTGGACCCGGAGCTGCTCTTCATGGACGAGCCCTTCAGCCAGGTGGACGCGCTGACCGCGGAGAGCCTGCGCGCGGAGGTGCTCGACTTGTGGGCGGCCAAACACCGGCGCTCCTCCTCCATCCTGATGGTGAGCCACGACATCAAGGAAGTCGTCTACATGGCGGACCGCATCGTGGTGCTCGGCGCGCACCCGGGCGTGGTGCGCGCGGTGGTGGAGAACACGCTGCCGCGTCCGCGCGACTATCGCTCGCCGGAGCTGCTGCGCATGGTGGACCGGCTGCACGACACCATCACCGGGCATGAGCTGCCGGACGCACCGGCCCCCTCCGCGCCAAGGCCCGCGGAGAGCCCCGCCTCCAGCATGGAGCCCCTGCCCACGGTGAGCACCAGCCAGGTGGTGGGCCTGCTGGAGTACCTGGGCGCGCGCGGAGGTTCGGAGGATGTGTTCCGCATGGCCACGGACACGGCCCAGGAGTTCGGCAAGGCCCTCAACGTGGTGAAGGCCGCGGAGATGCTGGAGTGGGTGGACACGCCCAAGCGGACGGTGGTGCTGGCGCCCATCGCGCGCGACTTCCTGGACGCGGACGTGCCGGGCCGCAAGGCGCTCTGGCGGCGGCAGGTGCTCCGGCTGGGCATCTTCCGCCAGCTCCAGTCCGTGCTGGAGCAGCAGCCACGCAAGGCGCTGCGGCGCGAGCAGGTGCTCGAGCTCATCGTGCTCCACATGCCCTTCGAGGACTACGAGCGCATCTTCGACACCCTGGTGCGCTGGGGCCGCTTCGGAGATG
- a CDS encoding ABC transporter permease — translation MKTTPSVTWGESNATLARGRRFSFVDVLVIAGLAGALFGGLHAAHEWTGALRPSVDIDLSPRALPEYTFLSMSRGLIAYALSLTFTLVYGYWAAKDRVAERVLLPLLDILQSIPVLGFMPGLVLALVAAFPTSNVGLELAAVLMIFTGQAWNMTFSYYHSLRSVPSEQREAATVYRFSRWQQLKWVELPFATIGLVWNSMMSMAGGWFFLMINEAFVLGTRDFRLPGLGSYMSVAVAHGDVPAMLWAILAMTTMIVFLDQVLWRPVVVWAQKFRVEEGGQAEAMDSWFLDLLRRSRLLGLLRSGLDRLSLLLARPRARRAPAPSTKPSENPLTHHLSHVLFAVLVVLLLIGAYRLVLILREVSLAQWGRTLGLALVTLGRVLLSTFLGTLWAVPAGLAIGLSPRASRLLQPVIQVVASFPAPMLFPVVIAGLAFAGVGLGWGSILLMLLGTQWYILFNVVAGATAIPADLREMSRAYGIRGWLRLRTLFLPALFPYLLTGWMTAAGGAWNASIVAELAHSRGETLVAPGLGSQISQAAAGADFPLLAVSVVVMSAVLVTFNRLVWKRLHTLARTRFSLS, via the coding sequence ATGAAGACGACACCCTCGGTGACGTGGGGCGAGTCCAACGCCACGCTGGCGCGTGGACGCCGCTTCAGCTTCGTCGACGTGCTCGTCATCGCCGGCCTTGCCGGAGCCCTCTTCGGAGGTCTCCACGCGGCCCACGAGTGGACCGGCGCCCTGCGGCCCTCCGTGGACATCGACCTGTCCCCTCGCGCGCTGCCCGAGTACACCTTCCTCTCGATGTCCCGAGGGCTCATCGCCTACGCCCTCTCGCTCACCTTCACGCTCGTCTATGGCTACTGGGCCGCGAAGGACCGCGTGGCCGAGCGCGTCCTGCTGCCGCTGCTCGACATCCTCCAGAGCATCCCCGTCCTGGGCTTCATGCCCGGACTCGTGCTCGCGCTCGTCGCCGCGTTCCCCACGAGCAACGTCGGGTTGGAGCTGGCCGCCGTCCTGATGATCTTCACCGGCCAGGCCTGGAACATGACGTTCAGCTACTACCACTCGCTGCGCTCCGTCCCCTCCGAGCAGCGCGAGGCCGCCACCGTCTACCGGTTCAGTCGCTGGCAACAGCTCAAGTGGGTGGAGCTCCCCTTCGCCACCATCGGCCTCGTGTGGAACAGCATGATGAGCATGGCCGGAGGGTGGTTCTTCCTGATGATCAACGAAGCCTTCGTGCTCGGCACCCGGGACTTCCGGCTGCCCGGCCTGGGCTCGTACATGAGCGTCGCCGTGGCCCACGGTGACGTGCCCGCCATGCTGTGGGCCATCCTCGCGATGACCACCATGATTGTCTTCCTGGACCAGGTCCTCTGGCGCCCCGTCGTCGTCTGGGCCCAGAAGTTCCGCGTCGAGGAAGGGGGCCAGGCGGAGGCCATGGACTCCTGGTTCCTCGACCTGCTGCGCCGCTCGCGACTCCTGGGGCTCCTGCGCTCCGGTCTGGACCGGCTGTCCCTCCTGCTCGCCCGGCCGCGCGCGCGACGCGCCCCCGCCCCCTCGACGAAGCCCTCGGAGAACCCGCTCACGCACCACCTGTCGCACGTGCTCTTCGCCGTGCTCGTCGTGCTGCTGCTCATCGGCGCGTACCGCCTGGTGCTCATCCTGCGCGAGGTGTCGCTGGCGCAGTGGGGCCGGACGCTGGGCCTGGCCCTGGTGACGCTGGGGCGCGTGCTGCTGTCCACGTTCCTGGGGACGCTGTGGGCGGTGCCCGCGGGGCTGGCCATCGGCCTGTCTCCGAGGGCGTCCCGGCTCCTCCAGCCCGTCATCCAGGTGGTGGCGTCCTTCCCCGCGCCCATGCTCTTCCCGGTGGTCATCGCGGGCCTGGCCTTCGCGGGCGTGGGCCTGGGGTGGGGGAGCATCCTGCTCATGCTGCTGGGCACCCAGTGGTACATCCTCTTCAACGTCGTGGCCGGCGCCACGGCCATCCCCGCGGACCTGCGCGAGATGTCGCGCGCCTACGGCATCCGAGGCTGGCTGCGCCTGCGCACGCTCTTCCTGCCCGCCCTCTTCCCGTACCTGCTGACGGGCTGGATGACCGCGGCGGGAGGCGCCTGGAACGCGAGCATCGTCGCGGAGCTGGCCCACTCCCGAGGAGAAACCCTGGTCGCTCCGGGCCTGGGCTCCCAAATCAGCCAGGCCGCGGCGGGGGCGGACTTCCCGCTGCTCGCGGTCAGCGTCGTGGTGATGTCCGCGGTGTTGGTGACCTTCAACCGCCTGGTGTGGAAGCGCCTGCACACCCTGGCGCGCACGCGCTTCTCGCTGAGCTGA